The Glycine max cultivar Williams 82 chromosome 12, Glycine_max_v4.0, whole genome shotgun sequence genome window below encodes:
- the LOC100527149 gene encoding protein FANTASTIC FOUR 3, which translates to MATCGSLHHIFDTLLPEKSTLLESLSWNQIKPLKSTDQTHSFTEIFGELHFKESPISSPFTPHVSTSSSSSSTEITNNTNRHKNSDSFSSLSSESLHLCTEGLGFESSDDVEDFKDGMSESCEVYKEKEGVKRCVSSRVSEYPPPISCIGRSGKPWVCFRSYRSEGRFVLEEIRIPTHEFLHACREDGRLKLHFVHHEDEPIEEEEEEEDDDDDDIGVETMDEEEEEENMEEKNDD; encoded by the coding sequence ATGGCAACATGTGGGAGCCTGCATCACATCTTCGACACCCTTTTGCCAGAAAAGTCAACCCTGCTTGAATCCCTCTCATGGAACCAAATAAAACCCCTAAAATCCACAGACCAAACCCACTCCTTCACTGAGATATTTGGAGAACTCCATTTCAAGGAGAGTCCTATATCATCACCATTCACTCCCCACGTTTctacttcatcatcatcatcgtcaaCTGAGATAACAAACAACACCAACAGGCACAAGAATAGTGACAGCTTCTCATCCTTGAGTTCTGAGAGTTTGCACCTTTGCACTGAGGGTCTTGGCTTTGAGAGTTCAGATGATGTTGAAGACTTCAAGGATGGAATGAGTGAGAGTTGTGAAGTGTATAAGGAGAAAGAGGGTGTCAAAAGGTGTGTGAGTTCAAGGGTGAGTGAGTACCCTCCTCCTATTTCTTGCATAGGGAGGAGTGGGAAGCCTTGGGTGTGTTTCAGGTCCTACAGAAGTGAAGGGAGGTTTGTTCTTGAAGAGATAAGGATTCCAACACATGAGTTCTTGCATGCTTGTAGAGAGGATGGAAGGCTGAAGCTGCATTTTGTTCATCATGAGGATGAACccatagaagaagaagaagaagaagaagatgatgatgatgatgatattggTGTAGAAACAATGgatgaagaggaggaagaagaaaacatggaagagaaaaatgatgatTAA